A section of the Centropristis striata isolate RG_2023a ecotype Rhode Island chromosome 7, C.striata_1.0, whole genome shotgun sequence genome encodes:
- the LOC131974796 gene encoding protease-associated domain-containing protein 1-like encodes MAKVVRTTALIFYLWSVFMQCSRLSGLGINELLYFRVISPEDIGYIFSAAPAKDFGGDFTSSYDEIFLVPADPADGCSDLEDRDIIQGQVVLVERGGCSFVQKAQHVEEAGGKAVLIADNAVDNDSQYLDMITDGSTAKPSIPALFLLGRDGMMIRRSLQRQALPWAVISIPVNVSSLASFPLKQPPWTLW; translated from the exons ATGGCGAAGGTTGTTCGGACGACAGCTTTAATTTTCTACCTCTGGAGTGTTTTCATGCAGTGTAGTCGCCTGTCAG GTCTTGGGATCAATGAACTGCTTTATTTCCGGGTCATCAGTCCAGAAGACATAGGGTACATCTTCAGTGCAGCACCTGCTAAAGACTTTGGAGGAGATTTT ACATCATCATATGATGAGATTTTCCTCGTGCCAGCAGACCCAGCAGATGgatgctcagacctggaggacAGAGACATCATCCAGGGACAAGTAGTCCTGGTGGAAAGAGG AGGTTGCTCCTTTGTACAAAAGGCTCAACATgtggaggaagctggaggcaAAGCTGTTCTGATTGCTGATAATGCAGTGGACAATGACAGTCAGTACCTTGATATGATCACTGATGGAAGCACTGCCAAACCAAGCATTCCTGCTCTCTTCTTGCTGGGACGTGACGG GATGATGATCAGACGATCTCTTCAGAGACAAGCACTGCCGTGGGCTGTCATTTCCATTCCTGTCAATGTTTCCTCTTTGGCCTCGTTCCCACTCAAGCAGCCACCCTGGACACTGTGGTAG
- the il12b2 gene encoding interleukin-12 subunit beta, giving the protein MEEVDINGDIQQNGVNLAVSEVDGYMVGNYSCWRGEDMISSTYLLLEPEKKDTLDFSISCRAKSYGCNFSCDWTPSGQTAMRLGLGNNCTNGRKSCQWVSSDQLVNGRFHFVLPHTLSPYAEESTMLELTAEAVVNFSYLKETKSFYLRDIVQPDSPQIAKCQEEEDGSNVSINAPSSWSTPHSFFSLEHQIEYILKDDGTTGLSSSAKIPKGISKLRARCRDPLVLSAWSQWTPWKNVRTGKKNLCKCKNTAKFCCPELPSGYLDNCQKRKKNRRERNHTS; this is encoded by the exons atggaggaagtGGATATAAATGGTGACATCCAGCAGAACGGGGTAAATCTGGCTGTCTCAGAGGTAGATGGATACATGGTGGGAAATTACAGCTGCTGGAGAGGAGAAGACATGATATCATCAACCTATCTGCTGCTGGAGCCTGAGAAGAAAGACACATTAG ATTTTTCTATCAGTTGTCGGGCAAAATCCTATGGCTGCAACTTCAGCTGTGACTGGACCCCCAGTGGACAAACAGCGATGCGCCTTGGACTGGGCAATAACTG CACCAATGGGAGGAAGTCGTGTCAGTGGGTAAGCAGTGATCAGCTCGTGAATGGGAGATTCCACTTTGTGCTGCCCCACACCCTCTCACCTTACGCTGAGGAAAGCACCATGCTCGAACTAACTGCTGAAGCCGTCGTTAACTTCTCCTACCTCAAGGAAACCAAGAGCTTTTATCTCAGAGACATCG TCCAACCTGATAGTCCCCAGATTGCCAAgtgtcaggaggaggaggatggttCAAATGTGAGCATTAATGCACCATCCAGCTGGTCCACTCCTCACAGCTTCTTCAGTCTGGAGCACCAGATTGAATACATCCTTAAAGACGATGGCACG ACTGGACTTTCTTCATCTGCCAAGATCCCGAAGGGGATCAGCAAGCTGAGGGCCCGCTGCAGAGATCCGCTGGTGCTCTCAGCCTGGAGCCAGTGGACTCCCTGGAAAAAT GTGAGAACAGGGAAAAAGAACCTATGCAAATgcaaaaacactgcaaaattttGCTGCCCAGAGTTGCCGTCTGGGTACCTGGACAACTGccagaagagaaagaagaacagAAGGGAGAGGAACCACACATCTTAG